Proteins encoded in a region of the Zunongwangia endophytica genome:
- a CDS encoding RagB/SusD family nutrient uptake outer membrane protein, producing MNKYIVLFVLLIGSLLASCEDELEVADPTTIGQDQFITDMTTAQQAVDGIYDGMQDVYVAGAYPIMSLGLYADEFAHSGSYGIFDELVINNVPATNTAVANFWFYRYKVIFRANAVINEMESVTGIEESDKNAIIAEAKGLRALMYFDLVRMFGGVPLPHENDLVSNNGASAANVARSSEQEVYDYILADLLDAKGNVADSDVYHFSNDALNVLLAKVYMNQEDYENATTILESVIREYSLVSDYSSVFSNGSNSESIFRVNYSTDDQNSLAFYFYPSGLGGRREVAPSSNLLDAFVDGDNRISLITNADDLSSTYIAKYNDVSTGTDQRYIYRYAEVELLYAELLARNGDFDTASTYINDVRSRAGLDEVELNSSNFIALISKERRVEFFAEGKRWYDAKRLNILDEVVENKGTSSLNTNRQIWPIPQSEINANKEMSQESQNPGY from the coding sequence ATGAATAAATATATAGTATTATTTGTATTGCTAATAGGGAGTCTATTGGCGAGCTGCGAGGACGAGTTGGAAGTTGCCGATCCAACCACTATAGGGCAGGATCAGTTTATCACCGATATGACAACTGCACAGCAGGCTGTTGATGGTATCTATGATGGTATGCAAGATGTTTATGTTGCCGGAGCCTATCCAATTATGTCACTAGGATTGTATGCAGATGAGTTTGCACATAGTGGTTCTTATGGCATATTCGACGAGTTGGTTATTAACAACGTTCCTGCCACGAATACTGCAGTAGCTAACTTTTGGTTCTATCGTTATAAAGTAATTTTTAGAGCTAATGCTGTAATTAACGAAATGGAATCTGTAACCGGTATAGAAGAGTCAGATAAAAATGCAATAATTGCAGAAGCTAAAGGTTTAAGAGCACTAATGTATTTTGACTTAGTAAGAATGTTTGGTGGCGTTCCATTACCACATGAAAACGATTTGGTCTCAAATAATGGAGCTTCTGCTGCTAATGTTGCAAGATCTTCAGAACAAGAAGTTTACGATTATATATTAGCTGATTTGTTAGACGCTAAGGGTAATGTAGCAGATAGTGATGTTTATCATTTTTCTAATGATGCTTTAAATGTATTGTTGGCAAAAGTTTATATGAATCAAGAAGATTATGAAAATGCAACTACAATTTTGGAGAGTGTTATAAGAGAATATTCTTTAGTTAGTGATTATTCATCTGTATTTTCTAATGGTTCCAATTCTGAATCTATTTTTAGAGTGAATTACAGTACTGACGATCAAAATAGTTTAGCATTTTATTTCTATCCATCCGGTTTGGGAGGTAGAAGAGAGGTTGCACCTTCTTCTAATTTACTAGATGCGTTTGTTGATGGTGATAACAGAATAAGTCTTATTACAAATGCAGATGATCTTAGCTCGACATATATAGCAAAATATAATGATGTATCAACAGGAACAGATCAAAGGTATATTTATCGTTATGCAGAAGTTGAGTTGCTTTATGCTGAATTGTTAGCGAGAAATGGAGATTTTGATACAGCTTCAACTTATATCAACGATGTACGTAGCAGAGCAGGTTTGGATGAAGTGGAATTAAATTCTTCTAATTTTATTGCTTTAATTTCGAAAGAAAGAAGAGTAGAATTCTTTGCTGAAGGTAAAAGATGGTATGATGCTAAACGTTTAAATATTTTAGACGAAGTTGTTGAAAATAAAGGAACTTCTTCTTTGAATACAAATAGACAAATTTGGCCAATCCCCCAGTCAGAAATTAATGCTAATAAAGAAATGTCTCAGGAAAGTCAGAATCCAGGATATTAG
- a CDS encoding SusC/RagA family TonB-linked outer membrane protein, with amino-acid sequence MKKTLHGLLTLFMVLVVQLVFAQEKTVTGTVVDEDGLPLPGVNVIEKGTNNGYQTNFDGEYAISVPQSAILVFSYVGYTTQEKSVGNTTNIDVTLAVDAAALDEVVVIGYGTRDKTDVVGSVAQVSSDVLEDRPAANVADALQGRVAGLQVYTSSGEPNAVPSIRLRGVGSLGAGDTPLILLDGFQVDAGIFTRLNPQDIQDISVLKDASETAIYGSRASNGVIIITTKSGTKETDPSITVGVQHGVSELANTDYFESVMNTETLTNFWVDAGIYSQDQIDGILAENNADTQWYKWYYKDNAPTTQVNVSASGGSESTKYFLSTGYFEQEGLAFRSDFKRYTLRSNLTSDITSWITAGLNLGMTYNTDSENPYGTNSTNRGLALLAQPFYSPINPETGNRYEGVIPGWNRYDPQYLANNNPFQRTQFQINPSGYVELTPLEGLTLRSGIGINAFDRRETSNRLPSYVGSLNDGSSSEYFRRDIQMTVTNTVSYSIDFNDIHNFTLLGGHEWQDYDRENFSASSTGQSDDRLIMLGQGPNNASVGQFKAEWSLESYFGRLDYNFDNKYYVNFTLRQDGSSRFGRDNREATFWAAGARWTATEEVFLQDVSWLDNLVFRANIGTSGNSDIGNYNSYALVGTNQYQGQTGWGLATPGNPSLQWESQRSASVGIEIELFDRLRLGVEYYDRLTEDMLIDVPYPFTSGFAEVTENTGSLKNYGFDVNLEYDIINQADFRVTPYVAFNYNQNKVTELFQGRDYWIIPNTGVSWVVGEPVSYFYPVFAGVNPENGDAEWYLPNEDPDEIVYNREDPNAVTNQFNTAALQQSTGDDRYPPLNGGFGLNVDFKGFYLQSHFAFSSGKNLINNDRYFFENPFQFPGFNQTERVLDYWQEPGDQTLFPRAGVQFTQFDSRLIEDASFIRLKTLTVGYNIPASALVQTGILKGAKVYFAGRNLVTWTDYLGPDPEVDSNIGLGTNPNTKQFTFGIDLQL; translated from the coding sequence ATGAAAAAAACATTACATGGATTGCTAACACTTTTTATGGTGTTAGTTGTGCAATTAGTTTTTGCACAGGAAAAAACGGTTACTGGGACTGTTGTGGACGAAGATGGTCTTCCTTTACCCGGTGTTAACGTTATCGAAAAAGGAACTAATAATGGTTATCAAACTAATTTTGATGGGGAATACGCTATATCTGTCCCTCAAAGTGCTATTTTGGTTTTTAGTTACGTAGGTTATACTACGCAGGAAAAAAGCGTAGGAAACACTACTAATATAGATGTGACTTTAGCTGTAGACGCTGCTGCTTTAGATGAGGTTGTAGTTATAGGTTATGGTACCAGAGATAAAACTGACGTAGTAGGTTCAGTTGCTCAGGTGTCTTCTGATGTCCTAGAGGATAGGCCTGCAGCTAACGTAGCAGATGCACTTCAGGGTAGAGTAGCGGGTTTACAGGTTTATACATCATCTGGAGAGCCTAATGCTGTTCCATCAATTCGTTTAAGAGGAGTTGGATCATTGGGAGCAGGTGATACTCCATTAATTTTGTTGGATGGCTTTCAGGTGGATGCAGGTATTTTTACTCGGTTGAATCCTCAGGATATTCAGGATATCTCTGTTTTAAAAGATGCTTCTGAAACAGCTATTTATGGTTCTAGAGCCTCTAATGGAGTGATAATTATTACTACAAAATCAGGTACTAAAGAGACCGATCCGAGTATTACAGTTGGTGTTCAACATGGGGTTTCAGAACTTGCTAATACAGATTATTTTGAGAGCGTTATGAATACAGAAACGCTTACAAATTTTTGGGTAGATGCAGGCATTTATAGTCAAGACCAGATTGATGGTATTTTAGCTGAAAACAATGCGGATACTCAATGGTATAAATGGTATTATAAAGACAATGCACCTACTACACAAGTTAATGTTAGTGCTAGTGGTGGGAGTGAAAGCACAAAGTATTTCTTATCAACTGGATATTTTGAACAAGAAGGTCTTGCATTTAGATCAGACTTTAAGAGATATACTTTAAGGAGTAATTTAACATCAGACATCACAAGTTGGATTACTGCTGGTCTTAATTTGGGAATGACTTATAATACAGATTCGGAAAATCCATACGGAACTAATAGTACGAATCGTGGTTTAGCTCTTTTAGCTCAACCTTTTTATTCCCCAATTAATCCCGAAACTGGAAATAGGTATGAAGGAGTGATACCTGGATGGAATAGATATGATCCTCAATATCTTGCAAATAATAACCCTTTTCAAAGAACTCAATTTCAAATTAATCCTTCAGGGTATGTTGAGCTAACACCTCTTGAAGGTTTGACTTTACGATCTGGAATTGGTATTAATGCATTTGATCGTAGAGAAACAAGTAACAGGTTGCCTTCATATGTAGGGTCTTTAAACGATGGTAGTTCTAGCGAATATTTCAGAAGAGATATCCAGATGACTGTAACAAATACTGTTTCTTACAGTATTGATTTTAATGACATTCATAATTTCACTTTATTAGGAGGTCACGAATGGCAAGATTATGATAGAGAAAATTTTTCAGCATCTTCGACCGGCCAATCAGATGATAGATTGATTATGTTAGGACAGGGACCAAACAATGCTAGTGTGGGTCAATTTAAGGCTGAGTGGAGTTTAGAGTCTTATTTTGGAAGGTTAGATTATAATTTTGATAATAAATATTATGTAAACTTTACTCTTAGACAGGATGGTTCTTCTCGATTTGGTAGAGATAATCGCGAAGCTACATTTTGGGCAGCTGGTGCTAGGTGGACAGCTACAGAAGAGGTGTTTTTACAGGATGTTTCCTGGTTAGATAATTTAGTTTTCAGAGCGAATATAGGTACTTCTGGTAATTCTGATATTGGAAACTATAATAGTTATGCTCTTGTTGGTACGAACCAGTATCAAGGACAAACTGGGTGGGGTCTAGCCACTCCTGGAAATCCTTCATTGCAATGGGAAAGTCAAAGATCAGCATCTGTGGGTATTGAGATTGAATTATTTGACAGATTGAGATTAGGAGTAGAATATTATGATCGTTTAACCGAGGATATGTTAATAGATGTTCCTTATCCATTCACAAGTGGTTTTGCTGAAGTAACCGAAAATACAGGTTCCTTGAAGAACTATGGATTTGATGTCAATTTAGAGTACGACATTATTAATCAAGCGGATTTTCGTGTAACTCCTTATGTTGCTTTTAACTATAATCAAAACAAGGTTACTGAACTTTTCCAGGGAAGAGATTATTGGATAATTCCTAATACCGGTGTGTCTTGGGTGGTTGGTGAACCTGTGTCCTATTTTTATCCTGTGTTTGCAGGAGTTAATCCAGAAAATGGAGATGCCGAATGGTATTTACCGAATGAAGATCCTGATGAAATTGTTTACAATAGAGAGGATCCTAATGCTGTAACTAATCAATTTAATACGGCTGCTCTACAGCAAAGTACAGGTGACGATAGATATCCGCCATTGAATGGTGGTTTTGGTTTGAATGTGGACTTTAAAGGATTTTATTTACAGTCACATTTCGCTTTTAGCAGCGGTAAAAATTTAATTAACAATGATAGATACTTCTTTGAGAACCCTTTTCAGTTCCCTGGCTTTAATCAGACTGAAAGAGTTTTAGATTATTGGCAGGAGCCTGGGGATCAAACATTATTCCCAAGAGCAGGTGTGCAGTTCACACAATTTGATTCAAGGTTGATAGAAGATGCTTCATTTATTCGTTTAAAGACCCTAACAGTAGGTTATAATATTCCTGCAAGTGCTTTAGTACAAACTGGAATATTGAAGGGTGCTAAAGTTTATTTTGCTGGAAGAAACTTGGTTACTTGGACTGATTATTTAGGGCCAGATCCTGAAGTAGATTCTAATATTGGATTAGGTACCAACCCTAATACAAAGCAGTTTACATTTGGTATTGATCTACAATTATAA
- a CDS encoding RagB/SusD family nutrient uptake outer membrane protein → MKKQNIKKGILGLFLSISFIGCDDLERFPYDAIEQSQSFQTINDAETWNTGMYATLRGNVYGAFMFPTDIQADQLNATSDYGNRNGNPHRWEGFLADDGALQTIWFSHYAAIKNINAALEGFETISVETAGDQANLDQYTAEARLARAFYYHNLVVRFGNDYDPSSASSDLGVPLELEYDISSRPSRNTVAEVYNQILVDIEAARPGLSDVEGEQGAQRFNIDVLTALEARVKLYMQDWEGAKSAADQLINSGRYPLINNEEDFRSMWVDDYAQEDIMQLFVSAPNELANTNSIYLGYNGATNRFTPDFIPSQWVIDMYSEDDIRKDVYFTTGDVNDTVVVQGVTYTDLIMVNKYSGNPDLWTGANTNYQQAPKVFRIAEMYLISAEAALNISDSQALDPLNELRDSRGLEPIDSSGDGLVEAVRDERFRELAFEGFRLDDLRRWDLGFTRRDPQNIQPLVQGPNYYTKSVEATNPKFTWGIPTNDITINPNLAGQQNPGW, encoded by the coding sequence ATGAAAAAACAAAATATAAAAAAGGGAATTTTAGGATTGTTTTTATCTATATCTTTTATCGGATGTGATGATCTTGAGAGATTTCCCTATGATGCTATAGAGCAATCCCAATCATTTCAGACTATCAATGATGCTGAAACTTGGAATACTGGTATGTATGCAACACTTAGGGGCAACGTTTATGGTGCATTCATGTTTCCAACAGATATTCAGGCTGATCAATTAAATGCAACTTCTGATTACGGTAATAGAAATGGAAATCCTCATAGATGGGAAGGTTTTCTTGCAGATGATGGAGCTCTACAAACAATTTGGTTTTCCCATTATGCAGCAATTAAAAATATCAATGCAGCATTAGAAGGATTTGAAACGATTTCAGTTGAAACGGCTGGCGATCAAGCTAATTTAGATCAATATACAGCTGAGGCACGTTTAGCGAGAGCTTTTTACTATCATAATTTAGTTGTTAGGTTTGGAAATGATTACGATCCTTCTAGTGCTTCTTCAGATTTAGGAGTACCTCTAGAGCTGGAATATGATATTTCAAGTAGACCATCGAGGAATACTGTTGCGGAAGTTTATAATCAGATTTTAGTTGATATTGAGGCTGCGAGACCAGGATTGTCTGATGTTGAAGGAGAACAGGGTGCTCAAAGATTTAATATAGATGTGTTAACTGCTTTGGAGGCAAGGGTTAAGCTGTATATGCAAGATTGGGAAGGTGCAAAATCTGCCGCGGATCAGCTAATAAATTCAGGTCGCTACCCTCTTATTAATAATGAGGAAGATTTTCGTAGTATGTGGGTTGATGACTATGCTCAAGAGGATATAATGCAACTTTTCGTAAGTGCACCTAATGAACTTGCAAACACCAATAGTATATATTTAGGCTACAATGGAGCGACTAATAGATTTACTCCTGATTTTATACCTTCTCAATGGGTTATAGATATGTATTCTGAAGATGACATAAGAAAAGATGTGTACTTTACTACTGGAGATGTTAATGATACTGTAGTTGTTCAGGGTGTTACATATACCGATCTAATTATGGTCAATAAATATTCAGGAAATCCTGATTTATGGACAGGAGCGAACACTAATTATCAGCAAGCTCCTAAAGTATTTCGTATAGCAGAAATGTATTTGATTTCTGCTGAAGCAGCTTTAAATATTTCAGATTCACAAGCCCTTGATCCATTAAATGAACTTAGAGATTCGAGAGGTCTTGAACCAATTGATTCTTCTGGTGATGGTTTGGTTGAAGCTGTTCGGGATGAAAGATTTAGGGAATTGGCTTTTGAAGGTTTTAGACTCGATGATTTAAGAAGGTGGGATTTAGGTTTCACACGTAGAGATCCTCAAAACATACAGCCTTTAGTTCAAGGGCCTAATTATTATACTAAGTCAGTAGAGGCTACAAATCCTAAATTTACTTGGGGTATTCCAACTAATGATATAACTATCAATCCAAATTTAGCTGGGCAGCAAAACCCGGGTTGGTAA
- a CDS encoding putative porin: MKKVFLLITIFNFSFFSYAQEQKLPNRGAKGEAKDSIVEPTIDLFKIISVENDTTQVDTSLTIQKDYKFNYLRKDLFGLLPFANTGQTYNALTEFRDFTTIAPKFGVRARHYNFMESADIRYYNVPTPLTELYFKTVPEQGQQLDAFFTVNTSERLNFSVAYKGVRALGKFRHMLTSTGNFRTTLNYQTKDRKYRAKLHFISQDLMNEENGGLTNDALASYIGKEEEFEDRSVLDVNFENAESTLYGKSFFLDHKYFLKGAQDSINNKLYLSHRLNYSYKKFQYLQSNAANNILGASFQSTGLRDEVRYESMSNTVAVNFDNAVLGEISGRAGFTSLDYWYDSVFVGEDGVVADRLDGQMLEVGGSYDNYLGGFNLHGDVAFSFGDNFSGNHIIASAGYQLDSFNFLNFGLKQTSRAPNLNFLLYQSDYINYNWQHDYDNENAQSLFFELFAKKIANLSGELTQIQNYTYFGENGEGAIKPFQSGGDVRYVKLKAQREFEFGKFAFDNTVLYQKVSDGSDVFNVPELLTRNSLYFKDFWFDNALYLQTGFTFTYFSSYQMNGYDPVLAEFYVQNDTNYGNYPLVDFFFNGKVDQARIFFKLENLNFALNGNNNFSAPRYPHNDFMIRFGIVWNFFL; the protein is encoded by the coding sequence ATGAAGAAAGTATTCCTTTTAATTACGATTTTTAACTTTAGTTTTTTTAGTTATGCCCAGGAGCAAAAGCTGCCAAATAGAGGGGCTAAAGGCGAAGCAAAAGATTCTATAGTTGAGCCCACAATCGATCTATTCAAAATAATTTCAGTAGAGAACGATACAACACAGGTCGATACTTCGCTTACTATTCAGAAAGACTACAAATTCAATTATCTTCGAAAAGATTTGTTTGGGTTACTTCCTTTTGCAAATACAGGGCAAACATATAATGCTTTAACTGAATTTCGAGATTTCACTACTATAGCACCTAAATTCGGAGTCAGGGCAAGGCATTATAATTTTATGGAATCTGCCGATATACGATATTACAATGTTCCCACTCCTTTAACTGAACTTTATTTCAAAACTGTGCCAGAGCAAGGACAGCAATTGGATGCATTTTTTACAGTAAACACGTCCGAGCGTTTAAACTTTAGTGTCGCTTATAAAGGTGTACGGGCATTAGGGAAGTTTAGGCACATGTTAACTAGCACAGGCAATTTCAGGACTACCTTAAACTATCAAACTAAAGATAGAAAGTATAGGGCCAAATTGCATTTCATCAGTCAAGATTTAATGAATGAAGAAAATGGAGGTTTAACCAATGATGCTTTAGCATCATATATAGGAAAGGAAGAAGAATTTGAGGATCGGTCGGTATTGGATGTAAATTTTGAAAATGCAGAAAGTACTCTGTACGGGAAAAGTTTTTTTCTGGATCATAAATATTTTCTAAAAGGAGCTCAGGATAGTATAAATAATAAACTTTATCTTAGTCATAGATTAAACTACAGCTATAAAAAATTTCAATATCTCCAATCTAACGCTGCCAACAATATTCTTGGGGCATCATTTCAAAGTACAGGACTAAGAGATGAAGTTAGATATGAAAGTATGTCAAATACTGTAGCAGTCAATTTCGATAACGCTGTTTTAGGGGAAATATCTGGGAGAGCTGGGTTCACATCATTAGATTATTGGTATGATTCCGTTTTTGTAGGGGAAGACGGAGTTGTAGCAGATCGTTTGGATGGGCAAATGCTAGAGGTTGGCGGAAGTTATGATAATTATTTAGGAGGTTTCAATCTTCATGGAGATGTAGCTTTTTCTTTCGGTGATAATTTTTCAGGAAATCACATCATTGCTTCGGCAGGATATCAACTAGATTCATTCAATTTTCTAAACTTCGGGTTGAAGCAAACGAGCCGTGCTCCTAATCTTAATTTTTTGCTGTATCAAAGTGATTATATCAATTACAATTGGCAGCATGATTATGACAATGAAAATGCACAAAGTCTATTTTTCGAACTTTTTGCTAAAAAAATAGCGAATTTGAGCGGAGAGCTGACGCAAATTCAAAATTACACCTACTTTGGTGAAAATGGGGAGGGGGCAATTAAACCCTTTCAGTCAGGAGGCGATGTGCGATATGTGAAGCTTAAAGCCCAACGGGAGTTTGAATTCGGGAAATTCGCTTTCGATAATACCGTATTGTATCAGAAGGTCTCTGATGGGAGTGACGTATTTAATGTGCCCGAGCTGCTCACTAGAAATTCCCTTTATTTTAAAGACTTTTGGTTTGATAATGCCTTGTATTTACAAACCGGTTTCACTTTTACTTATTTTTCTTCGTATCAAATGAACGGGTATGATCCCGTTCTGGCAGAATTCTACGTGCAAAATGATACCAATTATGGTAATTATCCTTTAGTAGATTTCTTTTTCAACGGTAAAGTAGACCAGGCTAGAATATTCTTCAAACTCGAGAATCTTAATTTTGCGCTCAATGGCAACAATAATTTCTCCGCCCCACGATATCCGCACAATGATTTTATGATCCGATTTGGTATTGTTTGGAACTTTTTTCTTTAA
- a CDS encoding glutamate synthase subunit beta — translation MGKLRGFLEYDRKDENTEAVELRVKNYKEFTKDLDTEELNNQGARCMDCGIPFCHSGCPLGNLIPDFNHAVYENDWKKALQILHATNNFPEFTGRLCPAPCESACVLGIIESPVSIEMIEKYIVERGFKEGWIVPNPPKNRTGKKVAVVGSGPAGMAAAQQLNRAGHEVTLFERDSKLGGLLRYGIPDFKLDKSVIDRRLKIMEAEGITFKPNTHVGVNYDVEELKAFDSVVLTGGATQKRGLPIPGADAKGVVQAMEFLKNNNQVVDSLKDLSPELSAEGKNVIVIGGGDTGSDCVGTSNRHGAKSVTNFEIMPMPSDSRTKQNPWPYWPFTLKTSSSHEEGVNRNWSISTKEFIKDKDGNLKGLKTVEIEWVPGKKGERPQLKEVEGSEKEWPCELVLLALGFTGPEASISQQLGLELDNRTNIKADNKYQTNVPHIFAAGDMRRGQSLIVWAISEGREAAYEVDKYLMGSTSLPTKGSGDLPAS, via the coding sequence ATGGGAAAGCTAAGAGGATTTTTAGAATACGATAGAAAAGACGAAAATACCGAAGCTGTAGAGCTAAGGGTTAAGAATTACAAAGAATTCACTAAAGATTTAGATACTGAAGAGCTTAATAATCAAGGGGCTCGTTGCATGGACTGTGGAATTCCATTTTGTCACAGTGGTTGTCCTTTAGGGAATCTTATACCAGATTTCAACCATGCAGTTTACGAAAACGACTGGAAAAAAGCATTGCAAATATTGCATGCTACAAATAATTTTCCAGAATTTACTGGGCGATTGTGCCCTGCTCCATGTGAATCGGCTTGCGTGCTAGGGATCATAGAATCACCTGTTTCTATAGAAATGATTGAAAAATACATCGTAGAGAGAGGTTTTAAGGAAGGTTGGATAGTACCAAACCCTCCAAAAAATAGAACAGGGAAAAAGGTTGCAGTAGTAGGATCAGGACCAGCAGGTATGGCAGCTGCTCAGCAATTAAATCGAGCAGGTCACGAAGTAACCTTATTTGAGCGTGACTCCAAATTAGGTGGCTTATTACGCTATGGTATTCCCGACTTCAAATTAGACAAATCTGTAATTGATCGTCGTTTAAAGATCATGGAAGCGGAAGGAATTACCTTTAAACCAAATACCCATGTTGGTGTTAATTATGATGTTGAAGAACTTAAAGCCTTCGATTCTGTTGTTCTAACAGGAGGAGCTACCCAAAAGCGAGGTTTACCAATACCGGGAGCAGATGCTAAGGGTGTGGTACAAGCTATGGAATTTTTAAAAAATAATAATCAGGTTGTAGATAGTTTAAAAGACTTATCTCCTGAGCTTTCTGCGGAAGGTAAAAATGTAATTGTAATTGGTGGGGGTGATACTGGTTCAGACTGTGTTGGAACATCTAATAGACATGGCGCAAAATCGGTAACTAATTTTGAAATTATGCCAATGCCATCAGACAGTCGAACTAAACAAAATCCATGGCCATATTGGCCATTTACTCTTAAGACAAGCAGCTCTCATGAGGAAGGTGTTAATAGAAATTGGAGTATCAGTACCAAAGAATTCATTAAAGACAAAGATGGTAATCTAAAAGGGCTTAAAACAGTTGAAATAGAATGGGTCCCCGGTAAAAAAGGAGAAAGACCACAACTGAAAGAAGTTGAAGGTAGCGAAAAAGAATGGCCTTGTGAACTTGTTCTACTAGCATTAGGATTTACAGGTCCTGAAGCTAGCATCAGTCAGCAGTTAGGTTTAGAATTAGATAATAGAACTAACATCAAAGCAGACAATAAATATCAAACGAACGTTCCACATATTTTCGCTGCAGGTGATATGCGTCGCGGGCAGTCATTAATCGTATGGGCGATCTCCGAAGGGCGCGAGGCAGCTTATGAGGTAGACAAATACCTAATGGGTAGCACAAGTCTTCCGACTAAAGGTTCAGGCGATTTACCGGCGAGCTAA